One window of the Sparus aurata chromosome 17, fSpaAur1.1, whole genome shotgun sequence genome contains the following:
- the LOC115566959 gene encoding uncharacterized protein LOC115566959, translated as MTQEAELLYRIVQWDEGLLQSAGKMAAGLLFKIKCSEDALCHLHLPHCETKDALLVDNRLSVVHIADGGMSILEPLEITDTHVVVKVPHLSAFGLVWDIVQRFLNITLPVNGQVLLFIRPPDTWPRGLYVFVLQENIPVDQVAAQQGDAEYIRIPAECHLCFGQSYSVHCEPQSFTIQPKNAQFRSKYGPNFHPTFEVILTTIPEKLTLMVQDQEGNEVWKRELYLTGPTMELEQRNIPAEDSVPEEDSVPAEDSIPEEDSVPADDSIPAKDRLLLVRSEFVRRVSEPVLNQLLDKLLEGHVINDEEMQSATTKTKAAKARDVIDNVRRKGTEASSVLIAALCDVDPCLSRVLNLRRSKHKKMTKFCH; from the exons ATGACCCAGGAGGCGGAGCTGCTGTACAGGATTGTCCAGTGGGATGAGGGTCTCCTTCAATCCGCTGGCAAGATGGCAGCAGGGCTGCTGTTTAAAATCAAGTGTTCTGAGGATGCTCTCTGTCATCTCCACCTCCCCCACTGTGAAACAAAGGATG CCTTGCTTGTTGATAACAGGTTGTCCGTCGTTCATATCGCTGATGGTGGGATGAGCATCTTGGAGCCGCTGGAGATCACAGACACTCATGTGGTTGTGAAGGTCCCTCACTTATCTGCCTTTGGTCTGGTCTGGGATATTGTTCAAAGGTTTCTCAACATCACATTGCCAGTAAATGGTCAAGTCCTGCTGTTCATCCGACCCCCAGACACATGGCCTCGAGGACTCtatgtgtttgtgctgcaggaAAACATCCCTGTGGATCAG GTTGCTGCCCAACAAGGTGATGCTGAGTACATCAGGATCCCTGCTGAGTGTCATCTCTGCTTTGGTCAAAGTTACAGTGTCCACTGTGAACCTCAAAGCTTCACAATACAGCCTAAG AATGCACAGTTTCGCTCGAAGTATGGACCAAATTTCCATCCAACATTTGAAGTTATCTTGACTACAATCCCAGAGAAACTAACTTTGATGGTCCAGGACCAAGAGGGGAATGAAGTCTGGAAACGTGAGCTGTATCTGACAG GTCCAACAATGGAACTTGAACAAAGGAACATCCCAGCAGAGGACAGCGTCCCAGAGGAGGACAGTGTCCCAGCAGAGGACAGCATCCCAGAGGAGGACAGTGTCCCAGCTGACGACAGCATCCCAGCAAAGGACAGGCTGCTCTTGGTTCGGAGCGAGTTTGTCAGAAGAGTTTCTGAACCTGTTCTCAACCAGCTTCTGGATAAACTTCTGGAAGGTCACGTCATAAATGATGAGGAAATGCAGTCAGCCACTACAAAAACCAAAGCAGCCAAAGCACGAGATGTGATTGACAATGTGCGAAGAAAGGGAACTGAAGCCAGCTCTGTTCTGATCGCTGCCCTCTGTGACGTGGATCCGTGCCTCTCCAGAGTGCTGAACTTACGCCGAAGCAAACACAAAAAGATGACAAAGTTCTGTCATTAA